TGTGTAAATAGCTGGCAAAGTTCATGTTGCCGGTTGCCCATGCCACCAGCGCAAAACCACCGGCGACGAATACAGTCGGCATAATCGCCAGGCCATCAAGACCATCGGTCAGGTTTACCGCGTTGCCAGTACCCACAATGACGAAGTAAGCCAGCAGAATGTAGAACAGCCCCAGTTGCGGCATCACATCTTTAAAGAACGGAACCACCAGCTGCGTTGCGGGCGTGTCTTTGCCGGCAAGGTACAGCGCGAAGGCAACACCCAGCGCAATGACCGACATCCAGAAATACTTCCAACGAGCGATCAACCCCTTGGTGTCTTTACGCACCACTTTGCGATAGTCATCAACAAAGCCAATGATGCCGTAACCTACCAGCACCACCAGTACGCACCAGACGTACGGATTGGATGGATAAGCCCACAGCAGCACGGAGATCACAATCGCTGTCAGGATCATAATCCCGCCCATGGTCGGCGTACCGCGCTTGCTGAAGTGTGATTCAGGACCGTCGTTACGCACTACCTGACCAAAGGAAAGTTTTTGCAAATGAGCAATCATGCGCGG
The nucleotide sequence above comes from Escherichia coli. Encoded proteins:
- the mraY gene encoding phospho-N-acetylmuramoyl-pentapeptide-transferase — translated: MLVWLAEHLVKYYSGFNVFSYLTFRAIVSLLTALFISLWMGPRMIAHLQKLSFGQVVRNDGPESHFSKRGTPTMGGIMILTAIVISVLLWAYPSNPYVWCVLVVLVGYGIIGFVDDYRKVVRKDTKGLIARWKYFWMSVIALGVAFALYLAGKDTPATQLVVPFFKDVMPQLGLFYILLAYFVIVGTGNAVNLTDGLDGLAIMPTVFVAGGFALVAWATGNMNFASYLHIPYLRHAGELVIVCTAIVGAGLGFLWFNTYPAQVFMGDVGSLALGGALGIIAVLLRQEFLLVIMGGVFVVETLSVILQVGSFKLRGQRIFRMAPIHHHYELKGWPEPRVIVRFWIISLMLVLIGLATLKVR